From a region of the Constantimarinum furrinae genome:
- the mce gene encoding methylmalonyl-CoA epimerase, with protein MNRIEHIGIAVRDIEEANKVYAGLLGYEHYKTEEVPSEGVLTSFFRCGESKIELLKATNAESPIARFIEKKGEGIHHVAFYVDDIYKEVKRLKNEGFQILNEEPKKGADNKLVVFLHPRSAHGVLIELCQDITKT; from the coding sequence ATGAACAGAATCGAACATATAGGAATAGCCGTTAGAGATATTGAGGAAGCAAATAAGGTGTATGCCGGATTATTGGGCTATGAACATTATAAGACCGAGGAGGTACCCTCGGAAGGAGTTTTGACATCTTTTTTTAGGTGCGGAGAAAGCAAGATAGAGCTTTTGAAAGCAACAAATGCCGAAAGTCCGATTGCGAGATTCATTGAGAAAAAAGGAGAGGGAATCCACCATGTCGCATTTTACGTAGATGATATATACAAAGAGGTTAAACGTCTGAAAAATGAAGGATTCCAGATTTTAAATGAGGAACCAAAAAAGGGAGCGGATAATAAACTAGTGGTGTTTTTACATCCAAGATCTGCTCATGGAGTGTTAATAGAACTATGCCAGGATATTACTAAAACATAG
- the dusB gene encoding tRNA dihydrouridine synthase DusB: protein MAKIGDIDVGDFPLLLAPMEDVSDPPFRALCKEQGADVVYTEFISSEGLIRDAAKSVMKLDIYEKERPVGIQIFGAVLDSMLKSVEIVEASGPDIIDINFGCPVKKVVSKGAGAGILKDVDLMVSLTEAMVKHTKLPVTVKTRLGWDHDSIMIVEVAERLQDVGCKAISIHGRTRAQMYKGDADWAPIAEVKNNSRMHIPVFGNGDVDSPERAMEMRDKYGLDGAMIGRASIGYPWFFKEVKHYFKTGEHLAPPTMPERVEAARRHLQMAIDWKGEKLGVFETRRHYTNYFKGIPNFKEFRMKMVTSDDSAAVFAAFDEVLEEFGDFQFA from the coding sequence ATGGCAAAGATTGGAGACATAGATGTTGGAGATTTTCCGCTGCTGCTCGCCCCTATGGAAGATGTGAGCGACCCACCTTTTCGTGCTTTGTGTAAGGAACAGGGCGCCGATGTGGTGTATACCGAATTTATTTCTTCGGAAGGATTAATACGCGATGCTGCCAAAAGTGTCATGAAATTGGACATTTACGAAAAGGAACGTCCGGTAGGGATACAGATCTTTGGAGCCGTATTGGATTCTATGCTCAAAAGTGTTGAGATCGTTGAAGCCAGTGGTCCAGATATTATCGATATCAATTTTGGATGCCCGGTGAAAAAAGTCGTTTCTAAAGGCGCCGGCGCCGGTATTCTTAAGGATGTTGATCTTATGGTTAGCCTTACCGAGGCCATGGTAAAACATACTAAACTTCCGGTTACTGTAAAAACAAGGCTGGGTTGGGATCACGATTCTATTATGATCGTTGAGGTGGCCGAACGCCTACAGGATGTGGGTTGTAAAGCGATTTCCATTCACGGGCGAACCAGGGCACAAATGTACAAGGGAGATGCCGATTGGGCGCCTATAGCGGAAGTAAAGAATAATTCGAGAATGCACATACCTGTTTTCGGAAATGGCGACGTAGATTCACCCGAAAGGGCTATGGAAATGCGTGATAAATATGGGCTGGACGGGGCGATGATTGGAAGAGCAAGCATTGGATACCCCTGGTTCTTCAAGGAAGTAAAGCATTATTTTAAGACAGGAGAACATCTGGCACCGCCAACCATGCCCGAGCGTGTCGAGGCCGCGCGTAGACATTTACAGATGGCCATAGATTGGAAAGGAGAAAAGCTGGGAGTTTTTGAAACCAGAAGACACTACACCAATTATTTTAAAGGCATACCTAACTTTAAGGAATTTCGAATGAAAATGGTAACCAGCGATGATTCTGCAGCTGTGTTTGCGGCTTTCGATGAAGTGCTTGAAGAATTTGGCGATTTTCAGTTCGCTTAG
- a CDS encoding TonB-dependent receptor has translation MLFLSGVLAAQNSELTGRVVDSEKNPLAYASVVLYEEGSEVSLFGASTNEEGVFVIEEVPPKTYRITFSYIGFKTREETFTVGENSVIGTIILEEEAETLEETIITNRAPTLIKEPGKLIFNVENTSLSTGNTLNLLSKTPGVLLIQGSISIKNTAPTVYINNKRVYLSSTEILSLLSNTDASNIKSVEVITNPSAQYDADAGTVLNLVTSRPISVGYKGSVNGTYEQAVYPKYSYGTAHFYKNNWVSLYASYAINSRKEFKDQRDFIRYFNPDGSVKSIWNSDFDRTTTANAHQGNVIADFTLNEKNTLSFSSNILVAPNKEFNNNVFATIRNAQQQIDSTFITRSYLNNDKSNLSFNLAHKLIIGEQGATVKTAVNYIRYNDDQFQDVNTTYFSPNGEVLRNNSFFTQAIQESDIITGQIDLASPFMSGDLNTGLKYSNIDTQSGLDFFDTNSLITTLDLTLSDDFMYEESIYAGYISFSREWEQWALEAGLRGEYTDVAGNSRSLGVVNTQEYFELFPSASVHYTINENNSMGLSYARHITRPRYQSLNPFKYFLNENNFNAGNPNLVPAIDNKITLDYNYKNTWFVELYYHRTEETLSLLNFQDNTNSIIRSIDANLIGDFQYSLDLIYASSVASWWYLSIYTSSFYFENEFFSVESVPLTYTNSTYGFYGQLYSGITLSEKASLSSDITAVYLSNFIYGSYTYGDQFNLSVSFQKTFWDNRASLTLGVDDIFNTYNVPVTSKYYNQDNSYFAMPESRLFRLGFKYTFGNAILRDNKRSTKTTEEVRLEKN, from the coding sequence TTGCTTTTCTTAAGCGGGGTGCTGGCAGCTCAAAACTCCGAACTCACCGGAAGAGTAGTTGACAGCGAAAAAAATCCGCTCGCGTATGCGTCGGTAGTACTCTATGAAGAAGGCAGCGAAGTGTCATTATTTGGTGCGTCTACTAATGAAGAAGGGGTGTTTGTAATTGAGGAAGTTCCGCCAAAGACTTATCGCATTACTTTTAGTTATATTGGTTTTAAGACGAGGGAAGAAACATTTACGGTGGGTGAAAACTCCGTTATTGGAACCATAATCCTCGAAGAGGAGGCCGAGACTCTGGAAGAGACCATCATCACCAATAGGGCACCAACACTTATCAAGGAACCCGGCAAACTTATTTTTAATGTTGAGAACACCTCGTTGTCAACCGGGAACACCCTCAACCTACTATCTAAAACTCCGGGGGTACTGCTCATTCAGGGTTCCATATCCATAAAGAATACAGCTCCAACGGTCTATATAAACAATAAAAGAGTCTATCTTTCTTCCACCGAAATTCTCTCACTGCTATCCAATACCGATGCCTCAAATATTAAATCGGTAGAAGTGATCACTAACCCTTCGGCACAGTATGATGCCGATGCCGGAACCGTGTTAAACCTCGTAACGTCTAGGCCTATTTCGGTGGGATATAAAGGCTCGGTTAACGGCACTTATGAACAGGCTGTATACCCTAAATATTCTTACGGAACAGCGCATTTTTATAAAAATAACTGGGTAAGTCTGTATGCGAGCTATGCTATAAATTCGCGAAAAGAATTTAAAGATCAGCGTGATTTTATACGCTACTTTAATCCCGATGGAAGTGTAAAATCGATCTGGAATTCTGATTTTGACCGTACCACCACGGCTAATGCTCATCAGGGAAATGTAATTGCAGATTTTACGCTTAATGAAAAAAACACCCTCAGTTTCTCATCCAACATTCTGGTGGCGCCTAACAAGGAATTCAATAATAATGTTTTTGCAACGATCAGAAATGCGCAGCAACAAATTGACTCTACCTTTATAACCCGAAGCTACCTGAATAACGACAAGTCCAATCTGTCTTTTAATCTTGCTCATAAGCTAATAATAGGAGAACAGGGCGCAACTGTAAAGACAGCGGTTAACTATATTAGATATAATGACGATCAGTTTCAGGATGTGAACACCACTTATTTTTCTCCCAACGGAGAGGTGCTTCGGAATAACAGTTTTTTTACCCAGGCCATCCAAGAGAGCGATATTATTACCGGACAAATCGATTTGGCCTCTCCTTTTATGTCGGGAGATCTCAATACGGGCTTAAAATATTCGAATATAGACACTCAAAGCGGCCTGGATTTTTTCGACACCAATAGTCTGATCACAACACTCGATTTAACCTTGTCTGATGATTTTATGTACGAAGAATCCATATATGCGGGATATATAAGTTTTTCAAGAGAATGGGAACAATGGGCATTAGAAGCCGGTTTGCGAGGTGAGTATACCGATGTAGCCGGCAACTCACGATCGTTGGGGGTTGTGAATACTCAGGAATATTTTGAATTGTTTCCTTCGGCATCAGTTCACTATACGATCAACGAAAATAACAGTATGGGTTTAAGTTATGCCCGGCATATTACCAGGCCAAGATATCAGAGCCTTAACCCCTTTAAGTATTTTCTGAACGAGAATAATTTCAATGCCGGAAACCCCAACCTGGTCCCGGCCATAGATAATAAGATCACCTTAGACTATAATTATAAGAACACCTGGTTTGTGGAATTGTATTATCATCGCACCGAGGAAACATTGAGCTTGCTCAACTTTCAGGATAACACCAATAGTATTATTCGCAGTATAGACGCTAACCTCATTGGGGATTTTCAGTATAGCCTGGATTTGATCTATGCATCATCGGTAGCTTCATGGTGGTATTTAAGCATCTATACTTCGAGCTTTTATTTTGAAAACGAATTCTTTTCGGTAGAAAGCGTTCCATTAACGTATACCAACAGCACTTACGGGTTTTACGGCCAGCTTTACAGTGGGATCACGCTTTCAGAAAAAGCATCCTTAAGCAGTGATATTACCGCGGTCTATCTATCGAACTTTATTTATGGTTCTTACACTTATGGCGACCAGTTCAATTTGTCCGTTTCTTTTCAAAAGACCTTTTGGGACAACAGGGCAAGTCTTACTTTGGGAGTTGACGATATTTTCAACACTTACAATGTGCCGGTAACGTCTAAGTATTACAATCAGGATAACTCCTACTTTGCCATGCCCGAATCAAGACTGTTTAGACTTGGATTTAAATACACTTTCGGCAATGCCATTCTAAGAGACAACAAACGCTCGACCAAAACGACTGAAGAAGTTCGTTTGGAGAAAAATTAG
- a CDS encoding riboflavin synthase, producing the protein MFTGIIEGIGKIKSKTPDGENIHFEVESPLSSELKIDQSVAHNGVCLTVVDVKKKSYKVTAILETLKKTNLGELEVGQAVNLERAMKLGDRLDGHLVQGHIDQTGICTKIEEAGGSWYFSFSYDNSQDNITIEKGSITINGVSLTVVNSKKNEFSVAIIPYTYAHTNFNKINVGSIVNLEFDLVGKYLNKLKKIYD; encoded by the coding sequence ATGTTTACAGGAATTATTGAAGGGATCGGGAAAATTAAAAGCAAGACTCCCGATGGAGAGAACATTCATTTTGAAGTAGAGAGTCCCCTGTCTTCCGAACTTAAAATCGATCAAAGTGTAGCGCACAATGGTGTATGTCTCACCGTAGTTGATGTTAAGAAGAAATCTTATAAAGTGACCGCAATTTTGGAAACCTTAAAAAAAACGAACCTTGGTGAGCTGGAAGTCGGACAGGCCGTTAATCTTGAACGCGCCATGAAACTCGGTGATCGTTTGGACGGTCATTTGGTGCAAGGCCATATAGACCAGACGGGTATCTGTACTAAAATTGAAGAAGCCGGAGGAAGCTGGTATTTTAGTTTCTCGTATGACAATTCACAGGACAACATTACGATCGAAAAAGGCTCGATCACCATTAACGGGGTAAGTCTCACTGTTGTAAATTCAAAAAAGAACGAATTTAGTGTGGCAATTATTCCATATACCTATGCCCATACAAACTTTAACAAAATCAATGTTGGGTCCATCGTTAATCTGGAGTTTGATCTTGTAGGAAAATACTTAAATAAACTTAAGAAAATTTACGACTAG
- a CDS encoding beta-ketoacyl-ACP synthase III: MSTITAAITAVGGYVPDYVLTNQILETMVDTNDEWITTRTGIKERRILKDKDKGTSYLAIQAAKDLLNKSNTDPEDIDMVIMATATPDMPVAATGVYVATQIGAVNAFSYDLVAACSSFLFGMSTAARYIESGKYKKVLLLGADKMSSIIDYEDRATCIIFGDGGGAVLFEPNTEGYGVRDEVLKTDGIGRQSLKIDAGGSILPASAETVANKQHYVFQDGKTVFKFAVSNMADVSEQIMKRNNLSGEDIAFLVPHQANKRIIDATAKRMNLPEEKVMINIHKYGNTTSATLPLCLRDYEKQLKKGDNLVFASFGGGFTWGAVYVKWAYNS, from the coding sequence ATGAGTACAATCACAGCAGCAATCACAGCTGTAGGGGGCTATGTACCGGACTATGTTCTCACCAACCAGATACTGGAAACGATGGTGGACACTAATGACGAATGGATCACAACGCGTACTGGGATCAAAGAACGTAGAATTTTAAAGGATAAAGACAAAGGGACTTCCTATTTGGCCATTCAGGCCGCCAAGGATCTTCTAAATAAGAGCAATACCGATCCCGAGGATATCGATATGGTGATCATGGCAACAGCCACACCCGATATGCCGGTGGCAGCAACAGGCGTTTACGTAGCAACACAAATTGGAGCCGTAAACGCTTTTTCATATGATCTGGTGGCCGCCTGCTCGAGTTTTTTATTCGGAATGTCCACGGCCGCGAGATACATCGAATCCGGAAAGTATAAAAAAGTATTATTGCTTGGAGCAGACAAGATGTCGTCAATTATAGATTATGAAGATCGGGCAACCTGTATTATATTTGGTGATGGAGGAGGCGCAGTGTTGTTCGAACCTAACACTGAAGGATATGGCGTTCGTGATGAAGTTCTAAAAACTGATGGCATAGGAAGACAGAGTTTAAAAATTGATGCAGGCGGATCGATACTTCCGGCTTCAGCAGAAACGGTTGCCAATAAACAGCATTATGTTTTTCAGGATGGGAAAACTGTATTTAAATTTGCAGTTTCAAACATGGCCGATGTTAGTGAACAGATCATGAAGCGAAATAATCTAAGCGGAGAAGACATTGCTTTTCTCGTACCACATCAGGCAAATAAGAGAATTATTGATGCCACTGCCAAAAGAATGAACCTTCCTGAGGAAAAAGTGATGATCAACATTCACAAATACGGAAATACAACCTCTGCGACACTGCCGTTGTGTCTGCGCGATTATGAGAAGCAACTTAAAAAAGGAGATAATCTTGTATTTGCCTCTTTTGGAGGTGGATTTACCTGGGGCGCCGTTTATGTAAAATGGGCGTATAATTCATAA
- a CDS encoding ABC transporter permease — translation MNFPFYIAKRYLFSKSSNNAINVITGIAAVGVVVGAMSLFIVLSGFSGLKDFSLQFTNVFDSDLKVYPASGKTLSFDLNSEKNLKQIEGIAAYSKVIEERVFLQYKGKNHIAYLKGVDENFSKVNPVDSILFLSEWFKPGLGEVVVGTGTAVKLSLGIRDYTDLLEIYVPNPGTGQITELNIQNAFTKDRVVVSGFYEVNEDINSKYVFADIDMARALLNRDSTAISSLEIKLSPDVSEENIREQLIAAFSTDVLIKNRIQQNDALYKMLNTENIAVYLIFTLVLIIALFNVIGSIIMMILDKRKNIKTLYNLGATLKEIRSIFFVQGTLMTTLGGLFGIFLGVIAVVLQLQFEFVKITSTLPYPVKLSIVNIAVVFITISLLGIIASKIASSRVRAKLIA, via the coding sequence TTGAACTTCCCATTTTATATTGCAAAGCGCTACTTGTTTTCTAAAAGCAGTAACAATGCAATAAATGTAATTACCGGAATTGCTGCAGTGGGAGTAGTGGTTGGCGCAATGTCCCTTTTTATTGTACTTTCAGGTTTTTCAGGACTGAAGGATTTCAGCCTTCAGTTTACCAATGTATTTGACAGTGATCTAAAAGTTTATCCGGCAAGCGGAAAAACCTTAAGTTTCGATTTAAATTCAGAAAAAAACCTAAAACAAATCGAGGGAATCGCTGCTTACTCCAAAGTGATCGAAGAACGAGTGTTTCTCCAGTATAAAGGAAAAAACCATATCGCATATTTAAAAGGTGTGGATGAAAATTTTTCAAAGGTAAACCCGGTAGACAGTATTCTTTTTTTAAGTGAGTGGTTTAAGCCCGGACTAGGAGAAGTAGTAGTAGGTACCGGTACGGCTGTAAAATTGTCTTTGGGAATTCGCGATTATACCGATTTGCTTGAAATATACGTGCCCAATCCGGGGACCGGTCAGATCACCGAACTCAATATTCAAAATGCATTTACAAAAGATCGGGTTGTCGTTTCAGGGTTTTACGAAGTCAATGAGGACATTAATAGTAAGTATGTTTTTGCCGATATCGATATGGCTCGCGCTTTATTGAATAGAGACAGTACCGCAATTTCGTCTTTGGAAATCAAATTGTCACCGGATGTTTCCGAAGAGAATATACGAGAACAATTAATTGCGGCTTTTTCAACAGATGTCCTTATAAAGAATCGTATTCAGCAAAATGATGCGTTGTACAAAATGCTGAATACTGAGAATATTGCGGTGTATCTTATCTTCACTCTGGTGCTTATTATTGCGCTTTTCAATGTTATTGGTTCGATCATTATGATGATCCTCGACAAGCGAAAGAATATAAAAACACTCTATAATCTTGGTGCAACTCTAAAGGAAATACGAAGTATCTTCTTTGTTCAAGGAACGCTAATGACTACTCTTGGAGGATTATTCGGAATATTTCTTGGTGTAATTGCCGTTGTTTTACAACTTCAATTCGAATTTGTAAAGATCACTTCAACCTTGCCGTATCCTGTTAAGCTGAGTATAGTTAATATCGCCGTGGTTTTTATAACGATAAGTTTACTGGGAATCATTGCTTCCAAAATTGCCTCAAGTCGCGTACGGGCAAAACTAATAGCCTAA
- the rbfA gene encoding 30S ribosome-binding factor RbfA has translation MTESNRQKKIAGVLQNDLAKELQNLLRESGQTGIIISVSKVNVSVDLSLAKVHVSVFPSDKANMIVTELNAIKPKIKHQIAQLTRHQLRKMPDLSFYNDDSLEYIDKIEKAVKGTEDPIKDSDLLPKRKKI, from the coding sequence ATGACAGAAAGTAACAGACAGAAAAAAATTGCGGGAGTTCTTCAAAACGATCTTGCTAAAGAACTTCAAAATCTGCTTAGAGAATCTGGACAGACCGGAATCATCATTTCGGTTTCCAAAGTTAACGTAAGTGTAGACCTTTCATTGGCAAAAGTACATGTGAGTGTATTTCCTTCAGACAAGGCCAATATGATCGTAACCGAATTAAACGCCATCAAGCCTAAAATTAAACATCAGATCGCTCAGCTTACGCGTCATCAGTTGCGAAAGATGCCCGACCTTTCCTTTTACAACGACGACAGTCTTGAATATATAGACAAAATTGAAAAGGCAGTAAAGGGTACGGAAGACCCTATAAAGGATTCCGATCTGTTGCCCAAACGAAAAAAGATATAA
- the lepA gene encoding translation elongation factor 4 — MKNIRNFCIIAHIDHGKSTLADRLLDATGSVTNREKQDQLLDNMDLERERGITIKSHAIQMDYEYEGEKYILNLIDTPGHVDFSYEVSRSIAACEGALLVVDAAQSIQAQTISNLYLALENDLEIIPVLNKVDLPSANPEEVTDDIVDLLGCDPEEVIPASAKTGLGIEEILKAIIERVPAPKGNPDESLQALIFDSVYNPFRGVETYFRVLNGEITKGQHIKFMATGKSYYADEVGTLRLKQQPKQTIKTGDVGYLITGIKEAKEVKVGDTITDSKNPTTNMIEGFEDVKPMVFAGIYPVDTEDYEELRASMEKLQLNDASLVFIPESSAALGFGFRCGFLGMLHLEIIQERLEREFDMTVITTVPNVSYQAYTNREPDTPILVNNPSDLPEPSSLNRVEEPYIKATIITKSDYVGNVMSLCIEKRGEITNQTYLTTERVELQFDMPLAEIVFDFYDRLKTVSRGYASFDYSPIGLRTSQLVKVDVLLNGNIVDALSALLHKDNAYDIGKKMCEKLRQLIPRQQFDIPIQAAIGAKIISRETVKALRKDVTAKCYGGDISRKRKLLEKQKKGKKRMRQVGNVEIPQEAFMAVLKLND; from the coding sequence ATGAAGAATATCAGGAATTTTTGCATCATCGCACATATTGATCATGGTAAGAGCACACTGGCAGACCGGTTGCTTGATGCTACCGGTTCGGTAACCAATCGTGAAAAACAGGATCAGCTCCTCGACAACATGGATCTTGAGCGGGAGCGGGGCATAACTATTAAGAGTCATGCCATCCAAATGGATTATGAATACGAAGGAGAAAAGTATATACTAAATCTTATTGACACTCCCGGGCATGTTGATTTCTCTTATGAGGTTTCACGGTCTATTGCCGCTTGTGAAGGTGCGTTGTTGGTTGTTGACGCAGCTCAAAGCATACAGGCGCAAACCATATCAAATCTTTATCTGGCTTTGGAAAATGACCTGGAGATCATTCCGGTATTGAACAAAGTAGACCTTCCTTCGGCAAATCCTGAAGAGGTCACCGATGATATCGTTGATCTGCTGGGCTGCGATCCCGAAGAAGTTATTCCCGCCAGTGCAAAAACCGGACTTGGAATTGAAGAAATTCTCAAGGCGATTATCGAACGTGTTCCTGCTCCTAAAGGCAATCCGGATGAGTCTTTACAGGCGCTTATCTTTGATTCCGTGTATAATCCTTTCCGTGGTGTTGAAACATACTTTCGGGTGCTTAACGGTGAGATCACCAAAGGACAGCACATTAAGTTTATGGCAACAGGAAAATCCTACTATGCCGATGAGGTAGGGACTTTAAGGTTAAAACAGCAGCCAAAACAAACTATTAAAACCGGGGACGTTGGTTATTTGATCACGGGAATTAAAGAAGCCAAAGAAGTAAAAGTTGGGGATACGATCACCGATTCAAAAAACCCCACTACCAACATGATCGAAGGATTTGAAGATGTAAAACCTATGGTTTTCGCCGGAATCTACCCTGTTGATACTGAAGACTACGAGGAATTAAGAGCCTCCATGGAAAAATTACAGCTCAACGACGCCTCCCTGGTGTTCATCCCCGAAAGTTCTGCCGCACTCGGATTTGGATTCCGTTGCGGGTTTTTGGGAATGCTGCATCTTGAGATCATTCAGGAGCGATTAGAGCGTGAATTTGATATGACGGTTATTACGACCGTGCCCAATGTGTCTTATCAAGCCTATACCAACCGCGAACCGGACACCCCAATTTTAGTGAATAATCCTTCCGATCTTCCCGAGCCTTCTTCGTTAAACAGGGTTGAGGAACCTTACATTAAAGCCACCATCATTACCAAATCAGATTATGTTGGGAATGTGATGTCTTTGTGCATCGAAAAACGGGGAGAGATCACCAATCAAACCTATCTAACCACCGAGCGTGTCGAGCTGCAATTCGATATGCCTTTAGCAGAGATCGTGTTCGATTTTTACGACAGATTGAAAACTGTTTCCAGAGGATATGCTTCCTTCGATTATTCTCCTATAGGACTAAGAACTTCGCAATTGGTTAAGGTTGATGTATTATTGAACGGAAATATCGTTGATGCGCTTTCGGCATTATTGCACAAGGACAATGCCTATGACATCGGCAAAAAAATGTGTGAAAAGCTTCGTCAACTTATCCCCAGACAGCAATTCGATATTCCTATTCAGGCGGCCATAGGTGCTAAGATCATTTCCAGGGAAACAGTAAAGGCCTTGCGTAAAGATGTTACTGCAAAATGTTATGGTGGTGATATTTCCAGAAAACGAAAGCTATTGGAAAAGCAGAAAAAGGGAAAAAAGCGAATGCGTCAGGTTGGGAATGTGGAAATCCCCCAAGAAGCATTTATGGCAGTTTTAAAGCTAAACGATTAA
- the rpmF gene encoding 50S ribosomal protein L32, whose protein sequence is MAHPKRKISRTRRDKRRTHYKATTPQIATDPTTGEAHLYHRAHWHEGKLYYRGQVVIDATEEVEA, encoded by the coding sequence ATGGCACATCCTAAAAGAAAGATCTCCAGAACAAGAAGAGATAAAAGAAGAACACATTACAAAGCAACTACACCACAAATTGCAACCGATCCAACTACGGGTGAAGCACATTTGTATCACAGAGCACACTGGCATGAAGGGAAATTATATTACAGAGGCCAGGTTGTAATTGATGCTACTGAAGAAGTAGAGGCATAA
- the pdxA gene encoding 4-hydroxythreonine-4-phosphate dehydrogenase PdxA has product MTASTSKQDKLIVGISIGDLNGIGSEIVLKTFEDSRMLEFCTPVIFASVKTMSFVKKALELDISLHGIDSLDALVHKKVNVLNIWKDLVEIDFGKEDKKAGEYAILSLKAAVAALKNDKVDVLVTAPINKSNIQSETFNFPGHTDYLAKELEGNSLMLMISDSLRVGLLTDHVAVKDISETITRELIEKKINIIHKTLIQDFGIPKPKIAVLGINPHNGDHGVIGTEDDTVLIPTLDNLRKNGKMVFGPYAADSFFGSGNYKNFDVVIAAYHDQGLIPFKTITFGSGVNYTAGLNKIRTSPDHGTAYDMAGKNEANFDSFKEAVFSAISIYKTREQYLEAAKDPLTKNRKKPALKKNR; this is encoded by the coding sequence ATGACGGCAAGTACGAGCAAGCAGGATAAATTAATCGTAGGAATTTCTATTGGCGATCTCAATGGTATTGGAAGTGAAATTGTTTTAAAGACCTTTGAAGATTCCCGGATGCTTGAATTTTGTACACCAGTGATTTTTGCTTCAGTAAAAACAATGTCATTCGTTAAAAAAGCACTCGAACTGGATATAAGTCTCCACGGAATTGATTCATTGGACGCCTTGGTTCACAAAAAGGTGAATGTTTTAAATATTTGGAAAGACCTTGTAGAAATTGACTTCGGAAAGGAAGATAAAAAAGCCGGAGAGTATGCCATCCTTTCACTTAAGGCAGCGGTAGCCGCTTTAAAAAATGACAAAGTTGACGTTCTGGTAACCGCCCCCATTAACAAATCGAATATTCAGTCTGAAACATTCAATTTTCCGGGGCACACAGACTATCTTGCAAAAGAACTGGAGGGGAACAGCCTTATGCTAATGATCTCCGACTCATTACGGGTAGGCTTACTCACAGACCATGTTGCGGTAAAGGATATTTCAGAAACAATTACCCGCGAATTGATCGAGAAGAAGATAAACATCATTCACAAAACATTAATTCAGGATTTCGGAATACCTAAACCAAAAATAGCAGTACTAGGCATAAATCCACATAATGGAGACCATGGTGTTATTGGAACCGAAGATGACACCGTTTTGATTCCTACTCTGGACAATCTTCGAAAGAATGGAAAAATGGTTTTTGGTCCTTATGCAGCCGATAGCTTTTTTGGATCGGGGAATTATAAGAATTTCGACGTTGTTATCGCTGCCTATCACGACCAGGGGTTAATTCCTTTTAAGACCATTACTTTTGGATCTGGTGTGAATTATACGGCCGGACTTAATAAAATAAGAACGTCACCGGACCACGGAACTGCGTACGACATGGCCGGAAAAAATGAGGCTAATTTCGACAGCTTTAAAGAAGCTGTTTTTAGTGCAATTTCCATTTACAAAACCCGAGAACAATACCTTGAAGCGGCAAAAGACCCCCTCACTAAAAATCGTAAAAAACCGGCGTTAAAAAAGAATCGATAA
- a CDS encoding YceD family protein: MKELKEFTIPFVGLKLGEHRFDFNIGKVFFEHFEYEDFNDVNIDLDVLLTKKTTLLEFTLNFNGFVNVQCDITNEPYDQNIDGEFHFVVKFGETYNDENEELLILPHGSHEVNIQQYVYESIVLALPIRRIHPDVENGTMKSEILDKLEELKPKIIDDAPEEGEKTDPRWDELKKLLTDK; encoded by the coding sequence ATGAAGGAACTGAAAGAATTTACTATCCCGTTCGTGGGATTGAAATTGGGAGAGCATCGGTTTGACTTTAATATTGGAAAAGTGTTCTTTGAACATTTTGAGTATGAAGACTTCAACGATGTAAATATCGATCTTGATGTTCTGCTGACTAAAAAGACGACTCTCTTGGAGTTTACGTTAAATTTTAATGGCTTTGTAAATGTTCAATGTGATATCACAAATGAACCCTACGACCAGAACATTGACGGGGAATTTCATTTTGTTGTAAAATTCGGCGAGACCTATAATGACGAGAATGAAGAATTGTTGATCCTTCCACACGGAAGTCATGAAGTTAATATTCAGCAATACGTATATGAATCCATAGTGTTGGCGTTGCCAATACGGAGAATTCATCCCGATGTTGAAAATGGAACAATGAAATCTGAAATACTCGACAAACTCGAAGAATTAAAACCTAAGATAATTGACGATGCTCCCGAAGAAGGAGAGAAAACAGATCCCAGATGGGACGAATTAAAAAAACTATTAACGGATAAATAA